The following coding sequences lie in one Listeria ivanovii subsp. londoniensis genomic window:
- a CDS encoding ABC transporter permease produces the protein MDTLKQLIDYYQTNGSYVMEEFWRHFLMSAYGVIFAAIVAIPLGVYIARKKRLAGWVIQTANIIQTIPALAMLAVLMLVMGLGTNTVVLSLFLYSLLPILKNTYTGIRNVDGALLESGKAMGMTKWQVLRLIEMPLALSVIMAGIRNALVIAIGVAAIGTFVGAGGLGDIIVRGTNATNGTAIILAGAIPTAVMAILADLLLGWVERRLNPVKNKRKTLTEAL, from the coding sequence ATGGACACACTAAAACAATTAATTGACTATTATCAAACAAACGGAAGTTACGTCATGGAAGAGTTCTGGCGGCATTTCTTAATGAGTGCTTACGGAGTTATTTTCGCAGCAATTGTAGCGATACCACTCGGAGTATATATTGCTAGGAAGAAACGTTTAGCTGGTTGGGTTATTCAAACTGCTAATATTATCCAAACAATTCCCGCACTTGCAATGCTAGCCGTATTAATGCTTGTCATGGGCCTAGGGACGAATACAGTCGTTTTATCCTTATTCCTCTATTCTTTACTGCCAATATTAAAAAACACCTATACTGGCATTAGAAACGTTGATGGAGCACTTCTTGAATCTGGCAAAGCAATGGGGATGACGAAATGGCAAGTTCTACGTTTGATCGAAATGCCACTTGCTTTATCTGTTATTATGGCAGGGATACGGAATGCTTTAGTTATTGCTATTGGTGTTGCAGCGATTGGGACATTTGTTGGAGCTGGAGGGCTCGGTGACATCATCGTCCGTGGAACAAACGCTACTAACGGAACCGCAATTATCCTGGCTGGCGCAATCCCAACCGCTGTTATGGCCATTTTAGCTGACTTATTACTTGGCTGGGTGGAACGTAGATTAAACCCTGTTAAAAATAAAAGAAAAACCCTGACCGAAGCGCTATAA
- a CDS encoding Nramp family divalent metal transporter, with product MKKKKTERTKESWRKAQNAPSLSEVNNSVAVPKDAKFFRKLLAFMGPGALIAVGYVDPGNWATSIAGGSEFGYTLLSVILISNILAVLLQSLASKLGIVTGRDLAQASSDSFSKPFGFILWILAELAIIATDIAEVIGSAIALNLLFGIPLIWGVCITALDIFLVLFLQHKGFRYIEVIVITLMVTILVCFGAEMVMSHPDVQAIAKGFIPQTEIVTNPAMLYIALGILGATVMPHNLYLHSSIVQTRQYARTKKGKKEAIRFSFIDSTFSLTIALLINASILILAAAAFYTTGQNNVAGIEDAYKLLNPTLGSSIASTVFAVALLASGQNSTLTGTLAGQIVMEGFLNIRLKPVVRRLLTRFLAIVPAVIITALYGANGINELLIFSQVILSMQLSFAVIPLVMFTSDIQKMGDFVNPPWLKIISWTVAIFIAVLNIYLLFYTLTSL from the coding sequence ATGAAAAAGAAGAAAACAGAACGTACAAAAGAAAGCTGGAGAAAAGCACAGAATGCTCCCAGTTTAAGCGAGGTAAATAATTCCGTAGCAGTTCCAAAAGATGCGAAGTTTTTCCGGAAACTACTGGCATTTATGGGACCAGGAGCACTTATCGCAGTTGGTTATGTTGATCCAGGGAACTGGGCAACCTCTATCGCCGGAGGATCTGAATTTGGTTACACTTTACTTTCTGTTATTTTAATTTCTAATATTTTAGCTGTTTTATTACAATCACTCGCGTCCAAATTAGGAATTGTTACTGGTCGCGATTTGGCTCAAGCCTCTAGTGACAGTTTTTCCAAACCATTTGGATTTATCTTGTGGATTTTAGCTGAATTAGCCATTATTGCAACGGATATTGCAGAAGTAATTGGGAGTGCAATTGCCCTTAATCTGCTATTTGGAATTCCATTAATCTGGGGAGTTTGTATTACCGCCCTTGATATATTTCTTGTGCTCTTCTTGCAACACAAAGGTTTCCGTTACATAGAAGTTATCGTTATTACACTAATGGTTACAATACTTGTTTGTTTTGGAGCAGAAATGGTGATGTCGCATCCTGATGTACAAGCCATTGCCAAAGGATTTATTCCACAAACGGAAATTGTAACTAATCCTGCGATGCTTTATATCGCACTTGGAATTCTTGGAGCAACCGTAATGCCACATAATTTATATTTGCACTCATCGATTGTTCAAACAAGGCAATATGCTAGAACCAAAAAAGGAAAGAAGGAAGCCATTCGTTTTTCTTTTATTGATTCTACCTTTTCATTAACCATTGCTTTATTAATTAATGCTTCCATTTTAATTTTAGCAGCAGCAGCATTTTATACAACCGGACAAAATAATGTAGCTGGAATTGAAGATGCATATAAGTTATTAAATCCTACACTTGGAAGCAGCATTGCGAGCACAGTTTTTGCAGTTGCTTTACTAGCTTCTGGTCAAAACTCAACCTTAACGGGGACATTAGCTGGCCAGATTGTTATGGAAGGTTTCTTAAATATCCGTTTAAAACCAGTAGTACGACGCTTGTTAACTCGATTCTTAGCAATCGTTCCAGCTGTTATTATCACTGCACTATACGGAGCAAACGGAATTAATGAACTTTTGATTTTTAGTCAAGTTATTCTCTCAATGCAATTATCTTTTGCGGTCATTCCACTAGTTATGTTTACGAGTGATATACAGAAAATGGGAGATTTTGTTAATCCTCCGTGGTTAAAAATTATTTCGTGGACCGTAGCGATTTTTATCGCTGTCTTAAATATTTATTTATTATTTTATACTTTGACGTCATTATAG
- a CDS encoding ABC transporter permease/substrate-binding protein: protein MNTLLDTFEVRKEELFTALVQHIQISFVSLFIAVLIALPLGIYLTRHRRLAEPIIQVAAIFQTIPSLALLGLLIPLVGIGIVPAIIALVIYALLPILRNTYTGIKEVDPALVEASRAMGMNKWKRLYKVQLPLAMPVIMAGIRTAMVLIIGTATLAALIGAGGLGDLILLGIDRNDNSLILLGAIPAALLAILFDFLLRFLEKASFKSTIITISAGILLTAAIVVVPYLTSDKKEITIAGKLGAEPEILINMYKIVIEDETDLKVNVKPNMGKTSFVFNALKSGDIDIYPEFTGTVLETFLKENAQTHNPEQVYEQARDGLAKDFDMAYLKPMKYNNTYALAVSPEFAKENNLEKISDLGPVTDQVKAGFTLEFKDRSDGYKGIQETYGLTFPNLKTMEPKLRYNAIKSGDINLLDAYSTDSELAQYKLKVLEDDQQLFPPYQGAPLMLKETLDKHPELRKPLNKLAGKITDDEMRKMNYEVNVNGKSAYTVAKNYLQEQGIVK, encoded by the coding sequence ATGAATACATTATTAGATACTTTTGAGGTTCGTAAAGAGGAACTATTTACTGCCCTCGTTCAACATATTCAAATTTCGTTTGTTTCGCTTTTTATTGCTGTTTTAATTGCTTTACCACTTGGAATCTATTTAACTAGACATAGACGGCTTGCTGAGCCAATTATCCAAGTAGCAGCTATTTTTCAAACGATACCATCACTTGCCCTACTAGGTTTATTAATTCCACTAGTTGGTATTGGAATCGTTCCGGCAATTATTGCGCTTGTTATTTATGCTCTCCTTCCTATTTTGAGGAATACATATACTGGGATAAAAGAAGTTGACCCAGCCCTTGTTGAAGCTTCACGTGCAATGGGAATGAACAAATGGAAAAGATTATACAAAGTACAGCTACCTTTAGCTATGCCCGTGATAATGGCTGGTATTCGTACTGCAATGGTGCTCATTATTGGAACGGCTACGCTTGCGGCATTAATTGGTGCTGGTGGTTTAGGGGACTTAATTTTACTTGGAATTGATCGTAATGATAATAGTTTAATTCTATTAGGTGCTATTCCAGCGGCATTACTAGCAATTTTGTTTGATTTTTTATTGCGGTTTCTTGAAAAAGCTTCATTTAAAAGTACTATTATTACTATTTCTGCTGGGATTCTACTCACAGCGGCAATCGTTGTTGTTCCCTACCTTACTTCCGATAAAAAAGAGATTACCATTGCAGGTAAACTAGGAGCCGAACCAGAAATCTTAATTAATATGTATAAAATAGTTATTGAAGATGAAACGGACTTAAAAGTTAATGTTAAGCCAAATATGGGCAAAACGAGTTTCGTGTTTAATGCGCTAAAATCTGGAGATATCGATATTTACCCAGAATTCACAGGTACGGTTTTGGAAACTTTCTTAAAAGAAAATGCCCAAACTCACAATCCTGAGCAAGTGTATGAACAAGCTCGTGACGGACTAGCGAAAGATTTTGATATGGCTTATCTAAAACCGATGAAATATAATAATACTTATGCTTTAGCTGTTTCACCGGAATTTGCTAAGGAAAATAATTTAGAAAAAATATCTGATTTAGGTCCAGTAACAGATCAAGTGAAAGCTGGTTTCACTTTAGAATTTAAAGATCGCTCTGATGGGTATAAAGGAATCCAAGAAACATATGGACTTACTTTCCCTAATTTAAAAACGATGGAGCCAAAACTACGCTATAACGCCATTAAGTCTGGTGATATTAATTTACTTGATGCCTATTCAACAGACAGTGAACTAGCGCAGTATAAACTAAAAGTACTCGAGGATGATCAGCAACTCTTCCCTCCTTATCAAGGCGCCCCGTTGATGTTAAAAGAAACACTGGATAAACACCCAGAACTTAGAAAACCATTAAACAAACTTGCTGGCAAAATTACAGATGACGAAATGAGAAAAATGAATTATGAGGTCAATGTAAATGGCAAATCAGCTTATACTGTTGCTAAAAATTATTTGCAAGAGCAAGGTATAGTAAAATAA
- a CDS encoding betaine/proline/choline family ABC transporter ATP-binding protein (Members of the family are the ATP-binding subunit of ABC transporters for substrates such as betaine, L-proline or other amino acids, choline, carnitine, etc. The substrate specificity is best determined from the substrate-binding subunit, rather than this subunit, as it interacts with the permease subunit and not with substrate directly.), whose translation MLKFEHVTKTYKGGKKAVNDLTLSIDKGEFVCFIGPSGCGKTTTMKMINRLIEPTEGKIFINDKDIMAEDPVKLRRSIGYVIQQIGLMPHMTIRENIVLVPKLLKWSEEKKQERAKELIKLVDLPEEFLDRYPYELSGGQQQRIGVLRALAAEQNLILMDEPFGALDPITRDSLQEEFKNLQKELGKTIIFVTHDMDEAIKLADRIVIMKAGEIVQFDTPDEILRNPANSFVEDFIGKDRLIEAKPDVTQVAQIMNTNPVSITADKSLQAAITVMKEKRVDTLLVVDEGNVLKGFIDVEQIDLNRRTATSVVDILEKNVFYVHEDTLLRDTVQRILKRGYKYIPVVDKENRLVGIVTRASLVDIVYDSIWGSFDAESVNQEEQPDSETTEPETKQEG comes from the coding sequence GTGTTAAAATTCGAACACGTAACGAAGACTTATAAAGGGGGCAAAAAAGCAGTTAATGATCTGACACTAAGCATCGATAAAGGAGAGTTTGTTTGTTTTATCGGTCCAAGTGGTTGTGGGAAAACAACGACAATGAAGATGATTAATAGGCTTATTGAACCAACTGAAGGTAAAATTTTCATTAATGATAAAGACATCATGGCGGAAGATCCTGTTAAATTACGTCGTTCTATCGGTTATGTAATTCAACAAATTGGCTTGATGCCACATATGACGATTAGAGAAAATATCGTCCTCGTTCCAAAACTACTTAAATGGTCCGAAGAGAAAAAACAAGAACGTGCAAAAGAGTTAATTAAGTTGGTAGATTTACCAGAAGAATTTTTAGATCGCTACCCATATGAACTAAGTGGCGGACAACAACAACGTATTGGTGTACTTCGCGCACTTGCGGCAGAACAAAATTTAATTTTGATGGATGAGCCATTTGGGGCACTAGATCCAATTACACGTGATTCTTTGCAAGAAGAATTCAAAAACTTACAAAAAGAACTTGGTAAAACGATTATCTTTGTTACACATGATATGGACGAAGCTATAAAACTAGCTGATCGTATCGTAATTATGAAAGCTGGAGAAATAGTGCAATTTGATACCCCAGACGAAATTTTACGTAATCCTGCTAACTCCTTTGTAGAAGACTTTATTGGGAAAGACCGTTTAATTGAAGCAAAACCGGATGTAACTCAAGTAGCACAAATTATGAATACAAATCCAGTTTCGATTACAGCAGATAAGTCCTTGCAAGCTGCAATTACAGTCATGAAAGAGAAACGCGTAGATACATTGCTTGTTGTAGATGAAGGAAATGTACTAAAAGGATTTATTGATGTGGAACAAATTGATTTAAATCGTCGCACAGCCACTTCAGTAGTAGATATTCTTGAGAAAAATGTCTTTTATGTTCATGAAGACACGTTGCTTCGCGATACAGTTCAACGGATTTTAAAACGTGGTTACAAGTATATTCCTGTAGTAGATAAAGAAAATAGACTAGTCGGCATTGTCACACGCGCTAGTTTAGTTGATATTGTCTATGATTCCATTTGGGGTTCATTTGACGCGGAATCAGTAAATCAGGAGGAACAACCGGATTCCGAAACGACAGAACCAGAAACGAAGCAGGAGGGATAA
- a CDS encoding osmoprotectant ABC transporter substrate-binding protein has translation MKKKLIALMSVLLLTSSLFLSSCALPGLGGGSKDTIRIGAMATTESQIVSNILKELIEHDTGLKVEIVNNLGSTIVQHQAMLNGDVDITATRYTGTDLVGPLGEDAIKDPDKALAAVQKGFEERFHQTWFDSYGFANTYVFMVRQDTAKKYNLSKVSDMRKVEDQLTAGVDNSWMEREGDGYKAFSEAYDIQFKKIFPMQIGLIYTALKNKQMDVALGYSTDGRIPTYNLKLLEDDKKFFPPYDASALATDEILKKHPELKTTINKLKGKISTEQMQKLNYAADGELKEPSIVAKEFLEKNNYFEGNN, from the coding sequence ATGAAGAAAAAACTAATTGCTCTAATGAGTGTATTGTTACTAACTAGTTCACTCTTCTTATCAAGCTGTGCCTTACCTGGACTTGGTGGAGGTTCCAAAGATACAATTCGAATTGGTGCAATGGCCACTACTGAATCACAAATTGTTTCGAACATTTTAAAAGAGTTAATTGAACATGATACGGGTCTAAAAGTAGAAATAGTTAACAACTTAGGTTCAACCATCGTTCAACACCAAGCAATGCTCAATGGAGATGTAGATATTACAGCCACTAGATACACTGGTACAGATTTAGTTGGCCCACTTGGTGAAGATGCAATCAAAGACCCAGATAAAGCTCTAGCTGCTGTCCAAAAAGGCTTTGAAGAACGTTTCCACCAGACGTGGTTTGATTCTTACGGTTTTGCTAATACGTATGTTTTCATGGTACGTCAAGATACAGCCAAAAAATACAATTTGTCCAAAGTAAGTGATATGCGGAAAGTAGAAGATCAATTAACAGCTGGGGTAGATAATTCTTGGATGGAACGTGAAGGCGATGGTTATAAAGCCTTTTCTGAAGCTTATGATATCCAATTCAAAAAGATTTTCCCTATGCAAATTGGCTTGATCTACACCGCGCTTAAAAACAAACAAATGGATGTGGCGCTTGGATACTCCACTGATGGGCGTATACCAACTTATAATCTAAAATTACTAGAAGATGATAAAAAGTTCTTTCCACCATATGATGCCTCTGCTCTTGCAACAGATGAAATTTTGAAGAAACACCCTGAATTAAAAACAACCATTAACAAATTAAAAGGAAAAATTTCCACAGAACAAATGCAAAAACTCAATTATGCAGCAGATGGTGAACTAAAAGAACCATCTATTGTAGCAAAAGAGTTCCTAGAAAAAAATAATTACTTTGAAGGTAATAACTAA
- a CDS encoding ABC-F family ATP-binding cassette domain-containing protein, with protein MLTVNNVGLRYGDKKLFEDVSIKFLPGNCYGLIGANGAGKSTFLKVLSGELDSQSGNVHIGSGERLAVLRQDHFQYDEELVLNTVIMGHERLYKIMDEKNAIYMKEDFSDADGIRAAELEGEFAELDGWEAESDAAVLLNGLGISTELHGKLMKDLTGGEKVKVLLAQALFGKPDILLLDEPTNHLDIRAIHWLEEFLINFDNTVIVVSHDRHFLNKVCTHIADLDFSKIKLYVGNYDFWYESSQLAQTMMGDRNKKKEEKMKELQDFIARFSANASKSKQATSRKKMLEKITLEDIQPSSRRYPFIQFKPEREVGNDLLTVTNLSKTIDGVKILDDLSFSINRNDKVALVGDDEVAKTVLFQILAGEMEPDSGSYKWGITTSQSYFPKDNSEFFEENDMSLVEWLRQFSPEDDSEAFLRGFLGRMLFSGDEVLKKVRVLSGGEKVRCMLSKMMLSGSNVLLLDEPTNHLDLESITALNNGLESFKGAIIFASHDHQLLQTIATRVINLSKEQFYNKEISYDEYLKEVMNVTE; from the coding sequence ATGTTAACTGTAAATAATGTCGGCTTACGCTATGGCGATAAAAAGCTATTTGAAGATGTTTCTATTAAATTTTTACCGGGTAACTGTTATGGTCTTATCGGAGCAAACGGAGCTGGGAAATCTACTTTCCTAAAAGTTCTTTCCGGTGAGCTTGATTCACAAAGCGGAAATGTGCATATTGGTTCTGGTGAGCGTCTAGCTGTCCTTCGCCAAGATCACTTCCAATATGATGAAGAATTAGTTTTGAATACTGTAATAATGGGACATGAACGTCTATATAAAATTATGGACGAAAAAAATGCCATTTACATGAAAGAAGATTTTAGTGATGCGGACGGCATTCGTGCTGCGGAACTAGAAGGCGAATTCGCTGAGCTAGACGGTTGGGAAGCGGAATCAGACGCAGCTGTTTTACTTAACGGTTTAGGTATTTCAACAGAATTACATGGTAAATTAATGAAAGATTTAACTGGTGGAGAAAAAGTAAAAGTACTTCTTGCCCAAGCATTGTTTGGTAAGCCGGATATTCTACTTTTGGATGAACCGACCAACCACCTGGACATCCGTGCTATTCACTGGTTAGAAGAATTTTTAATTAACTTTGATAATACTGTTATTGTCGTTTCACATGACCGTCACTTCTTAAATAAAGTATGTACTCATATTGCCGACCTAGATTTCAGTAAAATTAAACTTTATGTTGGTAACTATGACTTCTGGTATGAATCCAGCCAATTAGCTCAAACAATGATGGGCGACCGTAATAAGAAAAAAGAAGAGAAAATGAAAGAATTACAAGACTTTATTGCTAGGTTTAGTGCGAATGCTTCTAAATCCAAACAAGCAACAAGCCGTAAAAAAATGTTAGAAAAAATTACGCTAGAAGATATTCAACCTTCTAGTCGCCGCTACCCTTTCATCCAGTTCAAACCGGAACGAGAAGTTGGTAATGATCTTCTAACTGTAACTAACTTATCTAAAACAATTGATGGCGTAAAAATTCTTGATGACCTTTCTTTCTCCATCAACCGCAATGATAAAGTGGCATTAGTTGGGGATGATGAAGTAGCAAAAACAGTGCTATTTCAAATCCTTGCTGGTGAAATGGAACCTGACTCAGGTAGTTATAAATGGGGCATTACAACAAGCCAAAGTTACTTCCCGAAAGACAACTCCGAATTCTTTGAAGAAAATGATATGAGTCTTGTTGAATGGTTACGTCAATTTTCACCAGAAGATGATAGTGAAGCTTTCCTTCGTGGATTCCTAGGTCGGATGTTGTTTAGTGGTGATGAGGTACTGAAAAAAGTTCGCGTCTTATCTGGTGGTGAAAAAGTTCGTTGTATGTTATCGAAAATGATGCTTTCTGGTTCTAATGTGCTTCTTCTAGATGAGCCAACTAACCACTTGGACTTAGAATCTATCACAGCACTTAACAATGGTTTAGAATCTTTTAAAGGAGCAATCATCTTTGCTTCTCATGACCATCAGTTATTACAAACAATTGCTACACGTGTTATCAACTTATCAAAAGAACAATTCTATAATAAAGAAATTTCTTATGATGAGTATTTAAAAGAAGTTATGAATGTAACGGAATAA
- a CDS encoding dihydrolipoyl dehydrogenase family protein, producing MTEYTYDVVVIGSGASGTTVAFETQAAGLSVAIIEERSWGGTCVLRGCDPKKVLIGASEARNFSKRLRGKGIKQAATISWTDLMAFKETFVEDVPEQRLQSFQDAGIETFFGKARFNSKDSLQVGENVLKTKNIVLATGASPNKQNIPGSEFIQNSDDFLSLPTLPDSVTFIGGGYISFEFASIVLAAGKEVHIIHHNSQPLKKFDPDFVAALVSLMEEEGVHFHFDTAISKIEKKAGKLQISGENAFSLDTDIIIGATGRSPNIAHLSLENAEIEYTKKGITVNEKLQTIANPHIYACGDVAASKGAPLTPVVSLEATVVAQNILEANKAMEYPAVPSVVFTSPKLASIGISLAEAKKQADRYEIKNHDTTSWYTYKRTNEPLALAKIIVDKNTQQIKGAHFLSEEADYMINYIALLMKANLTLTDLQSVIFAYPSPASDLTALN from the coding sequence TTGACAGAATATACATATGATGTGGTCGTAATCGGAAGTGGTGCGAGTGGAACTACAGTCGCATTTGAAACGCAAGCTGCTGGTCTAAGTGTGGCTATTATAGAAGAGCGTAGTTGGGGAGGTACATGTGTCTTACGTGGCTGTGATCCTAAAAAGGTCCTTATTGGCGCAAGTGAGGCTAGAAACTTTTCTAAACGATTACGAGGAAAAGGAATTAAACAGGCGGCAACTATAAGTTGGACAGATTTGATGGCATTTAAAGAAACATTTGTAGAAGACGTACCTGAACAGCGATTGCAAAGTTTCCAAGATGCAGGTATTGAAACTTTTTTTGGAAAAGCTCGGTTCAACTCAAAAGATAGCCTACAAGTTGGAGAAAATGTGCTCAAAACTAAAAATATCGTGCTAGCAACTGGGGCTAGCCCTAATAAACAAAATATCCCTGGAAGTGAATTTATTCAAAACAGTGATGATTTCTTATCTTTACCGACACTTCCCGATTCCGTTACATTTATTGGCGGAGGGTATATTTCATTTGAATTTGCTTCGATTGTTTTAGCTGCTGGAAAAGAAGTGCATATAATTCATCATAATAGCCAACCATTAAAGAAATTTGATCCAGATTTCGTTGCGGCGCTTGTTTCATTAATGGAAGAAGAGGGTGTTCATTTTCATTTTGATACAGCCATTTCAAAGATAGAGAAAAAAGCAGGTAAGTTACAGATTAGTGGCGAAAACGCTTTCTCCCTCGATACAGATATTATCATCGGAGCAACTGGAAGATCACCAAACATCGCTCATTTATCTTTAGAAAATGCGGAGATTGAGTATACTAAAAAAGGTATCACGGTAAACGAAAAACTACAAACCATAGCAAATCCGCATATCTATGCGTGTGGAGACGTTGCTGCATCTAAAGGAGCGCCACTTACACCAGTTGTTAGCCTGGAAGCTACGGTTGTTGCCCAAAATATTCTCGAGGCAAACAAAGCGATGGAATATCCAGCCGTCCCAAGTGTGGTATTTACTAGTCCTAAATTAGCAAGTATAGGTATTAGCCTGGCAGAAGCAAAAAAACAAGCTGATAGATATGAAATAAAAAATCATGATACAACGAGTTGGTATACTTATAAACGCACAAATGAACCACTCGCACTTGCGAAAATCATTGTAGATAAAAACACTCAACAAATAAAAGGTGCGCATTTCCTAAGTGAAGAAGCAGATTATATGATTAACTATATCGCTCTTTTAATGAAAGCAAATCTCACTTTAACAGATTTACAATCGGTTATATTTGCTTATCCTTCTCCAGCAAGTGATTTAACTGCTTTGAACTAA
- a CDS encoding MmcQ/YjbR family DNA-binding protein: MNYQQMLEEKVAICLSLQGAKETFPFDKKMHALTLGGKIFALIHMYHGDLYVSLKCQPERIDQLRDEYNSIKPGYHLNKKHWITLVINEQYDVEAETEFALIQNSYQLIFQKLPKKAQNTVRFSAND; encoded by the coding sequence ATGAATTATCAACAAATGCTAGAAGAAAAAGTAGCTATTTGCTTATCTTTGCAAGGAGCTAAGGAAACATTTCCATTTGATAAAAAAATGCATGCGCTAACGCTTGGTGGCAAGATTTTTGCGCTTATTCATATGTATCATGGAGATTTATATGTTAGCCTAAAATGCCAACCAGAAAGAATAGACCAATTACGTGATGAGTATAACAGTATCAAACCTGGCTATCATCTAAATAAAAAACATTGGATTACATTAGTTATCAATGAGCAATATGATGTGGAAGCAGAAACAGAATTTGCTTTAATCCAAAATAGTTATCAACTTATTTTTCAAAAACTTCCTAAAAAAGCGCAAAATACCGTACGATTTTCTGCTAATGACTAA
- a CDS encoding ABC transporter permease encodes MDAIVTFFQENGHNLLVQTWQHLFISLSAVILGIAVAVPTGILLTRSPRVANFVIGVVSVLQTVPSLAILAFIIPFLGVGTLPAIIALFIYALLPILRNTFIGVRGVDKNLIESGRGMGMTNWQLIVNVEIPNSISVIMAGIRLSAVYVIAWATLASYIGAGGLGDFIFNGLNLYRPDLILGGAIPVTILALVVEFALGKLEYRLTPKAIREAREGGE; translated from the coding sequence ATGGACGCTATTGTTACTTTTTTTCAAGAAAACGGCCATAACTTGCTTGTTCAAACATGGCAACATTTATTCATCTCCTTATCTGCGGTTATTTTAGGGATTGCGGTAGCTGTACCAACCGGGATTTTGCTAACTAGATCGCCAAGGGTAGCAAATTTTGTTATCGGTGTGGTTAGTGTTCTTCAAACGGTGCCGTCTCTTGCAATTCTGGCATTTATTATTCCATTTCTCGGAGTAGGAACACTCCCTGCGATTATCGCGTTATTTATCTATGCACTGTTACCAATCTTACGTAATACATTTATTGGTGTTCGAGGTGTAGACAAAAATTTAATTGAGTCTGGCCGAGGTATGGGAATGACCAACTGGCAATTAATTGTTAATGTTGAAATTCCTAACTCTATATCCGTTATTATGGCAGGGATTCGCTTGTCTGCAGTCTATGTTATTGCTTGGGCAACACTTGCATCGTATATTGGGGCAGGCGGACTAGGTGACTTTATTTTTAACGGTCTGAATCTATACCGTCCAGATTTAATTCTCGGCGGAGCAATACCAGTTACCATTTTAGCCCTTGTAGTAGAATTCGCGCTTGGAAAACTAGAGTATCGCTTAACTCCTAAGGCCATCCGAGAAGCTCGGGAAGGGGGAGAATGA
- the thiT gene encoding energy-coupled thiamine transporter ThiT, protein MQNKRLIILLECAIFAAVAMVLSFIPLDIGSSFSISLGMIPMYVIAIRRGFWAAGFAGLLWGLLHFLTGKAYILMPTQALIEYVIAFSFVAFSGVFSKQVRSNLAAGHLKKAIQWAWGTMIIGGVARYFWHYVAGVLFWGAYAFKGWGAQLFSLVMNGATCLATVAVAGIVITILLKTSPKLFLPK, encoded by the coding sequence ATGCAAAATAAAAGATTAATTATTTTACTGGAGTGTGCCATCTTTGCCGCAGTTGCGATGGTACTGAGCTTTATTCCGTTAGACATCGGATCAAGTTTTTCGATTTCACTAGGCATGATACCAATGTACGTGATTGCTATCCGTCGTGGTTTCTGGGCAGCTGGATTTGCCGGGTTATTATGGGGATTACTGCATTTTTTAACAGGAAAAGCATATATTTTAATGCCGACTCAAGCATTGATTGAATATGTTATCGCCTTTAGCTTTGTTGCTTTTAGTGGTGTATTCAGTAAGCAAGTTCGAAGCAATTTAGCAGCTGGACACTTAAAAAAAGCTATTCAGTGGGCTTGGGGAACGATGATTATTGGTGGTGTGGCTAGGTATTTCTGGCATTATGTTGCCGGTGTGTTATTTTGGGGTGCCTATGCCTTTAAAGGTTGGGGAGCACAATTATTTTCACTCGTGATGAATGGAGCTACCTGCCTTGCTACTGTAGCTGTTGCCGGGATTGTTATTACCATTTTATTGAAAACTTCACCAAAATTATTTTTACCAAAATAA